A genome region from Variovorax paradoxus includes the following:
- the hpaR gene encoding homoprotocatechuate degradation operon regulator HpaR: protein MSTTFTHRNLPRLLLQAREAVMAHTRPSLREHALSDQQWRVLRVLGEHGAVDTGRVAREAFILGPSLTGVLARMERDNLITRARDPADQRRTVVEATPHGMKLVKRLSTSIEAHYGWMEASLGKAKLTQLYGLLDELIALEQPS from the coding sequence TTGAGCACGACATTCACGCACCGCAATTTGCCGCGCCTGCTGCTGCAGGCCCGCGAAGCCGTGATGGCCCACACGCGGCCGAGCCTGCGCGAGCACGCGCTGTCCGACCAGCAATGGCGCGTGCTGCGCGTGCTCGGTGAGCACGGCGCGGTCGACACCGGCCGCGTGGCGCGCGAGGCCTTCATCCTCGGCCCGAGCCTCACCGGCGTGCTCGCGCGCATGGAGCGCGACAACCTCATCACCCGTGCGCGCGATCCGGCCGACCAGCGCCGCACCGTGGTCGAGGCGACGCCGCACGGCATGAAACTGGTGAAGCGCCTGTCGACCAGCATCGAGGCGCACTACGGCTGGATGGAAGCGTCGCTCGGCAAGGCCAAGCTCACGCAGCTCTACGGGCTGCTCGACGAACTCATCGCACTGGAACAACCTTCATGA